In Brassica napus cultivar Da-Ae chromosome C2, Da-Ae, whole genome shotgun sequence, the sequence AACCGCAAGGATTCGTTTTCTCGTATAACATTCAGATCGACCGTATAAAACGGAAACGGTTAACTGAACACCTCAAATTGCCTACGACGTACGAGGAATCTGAATGTTCTTCGGAAACGACATCGTTTCGAAAGCGCTCTTTCTATAGAATCGTAAAAGCACCTAAGTCGGAAAACGGCAAGAAAGGGCCTAGAATGCGGCTAAAAGCCCACCTACGATTTTATACGAACTCGATACCAATCGGTTTGatggtttatcttttatttcgcaggagaagataaatgtcaagttcgaaAGATATCCAAAGATAAATATGAAGAttgaagaaaaatggaatatttccgctAAGTGATAAACTTGATCGAGGGCAGAAAAGGGAAAGAGCAAACCGCCTTtagaggagtatataaggatgtCGAGGTTGAAGATGCAGGGGGACGCAATTTTTCTACTCAGAGCAAAATTAGCAATTAGAGCATCCACAGTGGTGGATTCCTTCTTGGAGTCCTTAGGAgtattatagtatatatatttttttttttgaatagctAAGGACTCTAGTCAAAATAGTGTGTTCAATGGTGTTCTCCAATTTGGAGTCCttaggaagaaaaaaaataattttttttttttaaaagtgaaatttaatttttatttattgcatgattaaatataaagatacaataattattaatctttatcaccaaatttgtttcaaatatgcttaattaaataatttttcaaatgttgATGTATACGCACGCCTATCCCGAAAATCATTCCGAATGCCAAACATATTATTGAGATTTGTAGGCCTGTCGGTTTTCACCTGTGAACTTCTGGTGACGTCTCCTTGTTCAAATTCAGATATATCATAACGAGTGTATCAATCCCGTTCATTttcgactatcatattgtgtagtatgatacatgctctcataatcttcttTATCTTTTCTTTGTCCAAAGAAAGAGCCGGGTTTCTCACAatcgcaaatcgagcttgcaatactccaaaagcccgctccacatcttttcgggtTGCTTCTTGAACTTTAGCAAATAACTCTTGTTTAGGACATTGAGGGAGTGTGATAGATTGGAAAAATGTTGACCATTTTAGATATATACCGTCTGTGAGGTAGTACGCCAACTTATACATGTGTCTGTTGACCACGTACTTTACCCTGGGAGCTCGACCttctaaaatgtcatcaaaacaggagaccgatcgaggacattaatatcgtttaacGTACCTGGAGGACCAAAAAAGCGTGACATATCCAAAGATCGTGTGAAAGTGCAgcctctaagacaattgtcggtttTCCTGATCCACATGCGTACTatcctttccaagcggttgggCAATTTTTTCattcccaatgcatacaatcaatgctcccgaccatcccaggaaaccctcgtttctctccaatatcgagtagtcgttTGAAGATCCTTCGGTGTGAGtcgtcgtagatactcatatcTGAATAACTGTATTATTCCGTCAGTGAAATTATGTAAACATGAAAGTGCAGTGGTCTCAGCAAGTCGGAGATATTTGTCAACCGTGTCAGCCGCAGAACCATAAGCAAGCAGACGAATTGCTGCCGTACATTTTTGTAGTGGAGAATGACCAAACCTCCCAgttgcatctcttctttgctgaaAGAATGAAATGCACTCTGATAGGCCGTGGACAATACGCAAGAATAATTCCTTATTCATGCGGAACGGCGTCTGAATAAATGTGACGAGAATGTCGAATCTTCGCTGAAGTAGTCATTCCATAAGCGGTCGTGTCCTGCTTCACGGTTTCGTTCTATATAAGCATGTTTCCTTTGCTTAATGGTTTGGGCCTCCACTATGTTTTTGAATGTATCTTCGAAGTATTCGTCGAAAATTTCGTCCAATCTTTCTTCGAGTTCAtcggatgaagatgatgacatATTTAGGTATCCTgcttcaaaaaataatattttttataaactataagTTCAAATTCTCTATAAGTTCAAATTAtctataagttatttttttaaaactataagtTCAAATTATCtacaagttttatttatttaatctatAAGTTCAAATTATcagcaagttttatttttttaatctaaaagtTCAAATTATatacaagttttatttttaaaaactaaaaaattatcTATAAGCTCAAATTCTCTATAAGTTCATATTATCTATAGTTATTCTATTAtcatttttaacaatttttaatatgGTTTCTATAAGTTTTGGGATCATGTCTATAATATGAtacaatttcttaaaaaaatacatgtttatAATACTTATGCTACCACATTAGCCTTCTTATTATACGAATCATGATTCAATAAGTCTTCTTCCATTAAactttagtttggtttggtcaTACATGATCAACTAAGTAAAGAGAAGCAAGTATATTGGTTTCTATAAGTTTTAGTTTCGATTGGCATACATGATCAACTTTACTTTGGTTATAAATGATCTATACAAGATTGGTTAACGAGAAGCAAGTAAAGAGAAGCATCTAAAGTGATAGCATTACCGAATTAAGAGAAGGAGTACTTGTTCATTACAACTTGCTGGACATAAGAGCATCCGCAACTTCGAGTTACAGCAAAAGAAGATTACAACTCCGAGAAAACAGTAGTagcaaaaggaaacaaaaggaaagaagatctGGTGGAAACTAAGCAAACGAGATAGCTACCTAAAGACAGGCTCGAAGGAAAACTTATAGAACATTTCTTACATACAACCCGTGACTTGGATTCACATGAGCTAAACATTTACACAAATGCACCCGTGACTTGGTTCACATGTCCTACAGCTTTacctgaaacaaaacaaaagacaagAGTTAGcaaataattaaagtaatacGACATGTGATACAATAAGAAAGTAGTTGTAACTACTCAAGACAACTCCATAGAGAATTTGaacttatagtttttaaaagaaCACAAGCAGTTTCTGCTTAATACCAAATACCTAAACTACTCAATACGAGATACCTAAACTACGCAATACGACATGTCTACCTCATAACATCTCAGACATAAACTTGAGTTTAAGAGATGTTTCCGTCTCATTGAGTGGATCTTTTTTGGCAAGTAAACGATCAAACAGTTTCAGCttagagagtttttgtttcactTCCATGATGGCCTGTAACTCTGACAACTCCTCTTCTTTAccactcttcttcctcttaGTAGAAGCTTTAGCAGCCTTGACCCCAACAGGTCTACCCTCCGGTCCTCCCACTTCATCTTCTGTATCAACCTCCAACACCTGTTTGCGCTTTTTCTTCCCAACGTCCTTAGGCAGATAGGTGGAGGACCATTTCTGGTCATGCCTCAGCTCCCTCCAGGCATGTTCGAGGCTGAACTTGGCGGAGTAAGCATTAAAGAAATAGTCTAGTGCagctttcatcacatcatcatcattttaACCACTTTTCTGCTCCCTCAGAGCTGCATTGTAGCATCCAACGAACTTGCAGACTTGCTCGTTGATCCTAGCCCACCTCTGCTTGCACTGACCAAGCTCTCTAGGTACTGTCCCAACCAGATGAGGGCTTGCGTTGTAGTAATCTACAATCCGCTTCCAGAAAGCACCAGCTTTCTGCTCGTTGCCGACAACAGGATCTTTACTGGTGTTAAGCCAAGCACCAATAAGGATTTTATCCTCTTTCGGAGaccatttcctcctcttcttgacaGCAGACTCGACAACAGATTCATTAGGACCTTGGCTACCGAACCAAATAGGTTCGGGTGATTCAAGGTCAACTGAACTTTGACTACACAAAAGGTTAACATAACTAGTTGTGTTATCCATGGTTAGAGAATGGTCTGTGTCGCTCTATTAGCAACACAGAGGCTTAAGTAAGCGAGCTTTAACTACGAAGCATTCAAAGGCAATAAAATCAGAGCAGATAGGAAGGTAGAAAGCAAACAACTAGCATTTAACACCAATCAAATCAGACTAACACCGTATTCTAACAttgtaaaacatttaaaaccATCAAATCTAAAGGGTTAGGAAGGTAGAAAGCAAACCACAAGCATTTAACACAAATTCTATTAAAAAGTTTTagctattataaatattttcacgtTATATGATTTGATTACTATAAAAAATTGGACTAGTATATTACAAAGAAAAGAGACTACGCACCTTTATACAGACAATCTCGAGGTCA encodes:
- the LOC106355710 gene encoding glutathione S-transferase T2-like — translated: MKAALDYFFNAYSAKFSLEHAWRELRHDQKWSSTYLPKDVGKKKRKQVLEVDTEDEVGGPEGRPVGVKAAKASTKRKKSGKEEELSELQAIMEVKQKLSKLKLFDRLLAKKDPLNETETSLKLKFMSEML